Proteins from one Scylla paramamosain isolate STU-SP2022 chromosome 3, ASM3559412v1, whole genome shotgun sequence genomic window:
- the LOC135091472 gene encoding pterin-4-alpha-carbinolamine dehydratase-like isoform X6 encodes MAVYTRLLGRTAALGPGLRPSLLSTLSVRTMATKLQKLTDEERTVELPALVAAGWVMVEGRDAITKTFTFQNFNEAWGWMSCVALQSEKKNHHPEWSNVYNRVEVIWSTHDCGGLSRKDIILATFCDKAYTNN; translated from the exons AACTGCTGCATTAGGGCCAGGTTTGCGACCTTCACTTCTGTCCACCCTTTCAGTGAGGACCATGGCCACCAAGTTACag aAACTTACAGATGAGGAGCGCACAGTGGAGCTGCCAGCGCTAGTGGCGGCAGGGTGGGTCATGGTGGAGGGCAGAGATGCTATTACCAAGACTTTCACCTTCCAAAACTTCAATGAG GCTTGGGGCTGGATGAGTTGTGTTGCACTGCAGAGTgagaagaagaaccaccaccCAGAATGGAGCAATGTGTACAACAGAGTGGAGGTGATCTGGTCCACACACGACTGTGGTGGACTCTCCCGTAAGGACATTATCCTGGCTACTTTCTGTGATAAAGCTTATACCAATAACTGA
- the LOC135091472 gene encoding pterin-4-alpha-carbinolamine dehydratase 2-like isoform X7, which produces MATKLQKLTDEERTVELPALVAAGWVMVEGRDAITKTFTFQNFNEAWGWMSCVALQSEKKNHHPEWSNVYNRVEVIWSTHDCGGLSRKDIILATFCDKAYTNN; this is translated from the exons ATGGCCACCAAGTTACag aAACTTACAGATGAGGAGCGCACAGTGGAGCTGCCAGCGCTAGTGGCGGCAGGGTGGGTCATGGTGGAGGGCAGAGATGCTATTACCAAGACTTTCACCTTCCAAAACTTCAATGAG GCTTGGGGCTGGATGAGTTGTGTTGCACTGCAGAGTgagaagaagaaccaccaccCAGAATGGAGCAATGTGTACAACAGAGTGGAGGTGATCTGGTCCACACACGACTGTGGTGGACTCTCCCGTAAGGACATTATCCTGGCTACTTTCTGTGATAAAGCTTATACCAATAACTGA